Genomic DNA from Bacteroidales bacterium:
AACAGGTCCTTTAATAATTTCAATGGTTTCGGCATTATATTGGTCTATTTCAAGTCCATGATCGGCACCCCATTGTTGTCCTTCATGTTTAACGCCATTTTCAACTACTACTACTCGGTTAAACCCAAGCCCCCGAATAACTGGCTTTGATTGCCCCGTGCCAATATCGATAGTGGTAATACCTGCAAGGCGTTCGAGAGAGTTCATTAAACTTCCACCTATATTTTGTTTTAAATATTGATTGTTAACTATTTCTAGGTTTAGCGACTCTTCTTTTTCTCGTTTTTCAAAAGACAAATCATTTATTACAACTTCTTGTAAGCTTATAGTTGACGGTTTCATCTCAATATCATAATAGATATCATGATTAACTAGTATAGTGTCAATTATGGTTTTGTAGCTAATATGAGAAATGTTAATTATGTATTGACCTTTTTCCAAATTATAAATAGTAAAATAACCGTCTCTATTAGTAAATGTTCCATGAAACGTATTTTGAAGAAAAATAGAAACACCCGATAATGGTTGTTTTTTTTCATCTAAAATTCTACCACTAAGAGTGAATGTATTTTGACTATATGTGTAAGTTAGACCCATAGCGAAATATAGTATGAGTGGAATTAATATTTTCATTTTTAAGCTGTTTTACATTTATTGCAGATACCTTTAATAATCAGATCTGAATCTTTAATAGTATAGCCGTTCGGTAATTTAGGCGGTTCAAAAGGAACGGTTTCTAAACATTCAACCATGTTGCATTGATTGCAATAAAAATGCACATGCTTTATTTTATTGTTAATGGTGTTATTTAAAGCATATCGAATATTTTTATTATCGATAATAATTTTGTGTAATATATTTTTTTCTACAAGAGTTTTAAAAGATCGATAAAATGTTGTCCGATCATAATGCCCTGCTAAACGTTCGCATATTTCATTTTCAGATAAGGTCCTTTTTGTAGATAGAAAAACATCAATAATGCCTTCTCTACAGCTTGTGCGTCTTAATCGATGATTAGCTAAAATTTCAGATGCTTCCATAAATGCAATATTGTTTAAAATGCAACAATGTTGCAAATATAAATAAAAAAAACGATATGAAATATATTATAGGCTTATATTTATTTTTTAACTTAAATTAACAATTCGTGTCGAAAAAAAAGTGGTTAAGGAATAAATACAAAACCTTTTATAGAAAATCATAAAAATATTGGGTGACTTTTTTCATTAAATGAATTCGGTCTTTGCCTCGAACATTATGTGGATGTTTGGGATATATAAAATAATCGACTAAAATGCCCTTTTTTATGCATTGTTCAATGAAGGCTAAGCTGTGTTGTAAAACAACGGTGTCGTCAATATACCCATGAATAATAAGTAGTTTACCTTTTAAATTTTTAGCTTTATTGAGTAAGCTTGTTTTTTCGTAGCCTTCGGGATTTTCTTGAGGTGTATCCATGTAACGTTCGCCATACATTATTTCGTAATATTTCCAATCTATTACAGGTCCACCAGCAACTCCAACTTTGAAAACTTCGGGGTAGGTAGTCATAAGGGTGGTTGTCATAAAGCCGCCATAACTCCAACCGTGAACGCCTATTCGTTTTTCATCGACAAAACCTTGTTTTATAAGATGTTTTACAAATTCCATTTGGTCTTGAGCTTCATTAACTCCACATTGACGATGGATACAGCTTTCGAACTCAAAGCCTCTATTGGCAGAGCCTCTATTATCAATGGTGGCAACAATATATCCTTGTTGAGCCATATAAAAGTCCCAAAGTGGCGCACCACTTAGCCATTCGTCTTGAACTAACTGAGCATGAGGACCACCATAAACATACAATATTAGAGGATATTTTTTTGCTGGGTCGAAATTCAATGGTTTTATTATACGTCCATATAAATCGGTTTTACCATCGGCTGCTTTAATCGTGTCGAGTTTTAATTCGGGCATAGCATAGTCGCTTAAAGAATTTTTGCCTTCTAAAATGGTTCGGATTTTTTTTCCATAAGCATCGTTTAAGTTGATGGTTTTCGGTGTGTTTAGGTTGCTGTATTTATCAATAAAAAACGAAAAATTATCGTTGAAAATAGGTTCGTGACAACCTCTTTCAGGAGTGAGTCGTTTCATTTCTCCATTGTCAATGTTTACGCTATATACCTGACGCTCTAATGCGGTTGGGTTAGTGGATATAAAGTAAATAGAACGAGTTTTGGATTGATAACCTAGATAGTCTATTACTGCCCAATTGCCCTTAGTTATTTGTTTTAAGAGCGTTCCATCGGTTTTATATAAATAAAAATGGTTGTAACCATTGCGTTGACTTTGCCATATAAATTGGTCGTTTGAGATAAAAATAGCGGGATGTAAGGGTTCTACATAACGGTCGTTTTTTTCTTCAAATAAAGTTTTAACCCATTCGCCTGTTTGTGCATTGTACATATTAAATTTCATGTGATTTTGTTCGCGGTTTAAAACGGCTATGCATATATATTGATCGTCGGGGGTCCATGTTATGTTTGTTAAATATTGTTCTTTAGGTTCACCTGTTTTTAGGTAGATAATATTTTTAGTTTCGGTATTAAAAACGCCGACTAAAACTTCGTGGCTTTTCATACCAGCCATAGGATAACGAATGGGTTTTTCGGTTGCAATTCTTGTTGAAATATCAACGATTGGGTATTGGGTTACCATGCTTTCGTCCATACGGTAAAATGCTAAAAGTTTACCACTGTTGCTCCAAAATATGCCTTTTTCTATTCCAAATTCATTGCGGTGAACCGATTTGCCATAAACAATCCCTTTATTTGTTTCGTTACTTATAGCTACTTTATTGCCGTTGGGATATTGAACCCAAAGATTATTTTCAATAGTATATGCCGCCATTTTGCTTTTGTAATGAAGTTCTATATTATCGGCCGTGTCAGGAAGAGATAAGAATGTCAAAACTTTATTAGCCTTTAAATCGATTTCGGCTATTTTGTTGGAATTTTTTATCCAACAAATATCTTTGGTTGTCCATCGGTATTCAGGAAAAACTACAAAGCTATTAAAGGCACTATCATGTGTAATTTCAAATAATGAATTGCCATTAATAGCCATTATTTCTTTTGCATTTTTTATAGATTGCTGATATAAATTTGCTCCTTTGCTATAAGTAAAAATATCGTTGGTTCGCCATCCAATATTATACAAATCGTTGGCATACATCGTTCTATAGGCTCCAATAACGGCGTCGTCAATGGTTAGCATTTTGTTTTGTGACTTTGTTATAGAGCAAACAAAAACAACTAATAAAATTAAAATTATTTTCTTCATATCTTTGTAATTTACAAATTGAAAATGTGGCTTTCAAAGATATATCATTTATATCAAATTTTACCTGCAATCTTGCTTGTTTTTTATAACAACTTTACACCTTTGCCTCTAAAATCAAACGTCCAAAATAATATTTTGGGAGCGATGCAAGCAAAAACTCATGTGTCTCATCCATATTGTTTTAGATATATAACAGAGAGCGAATTAGAGAAAATATATAAAGGCTACGGTTTAGTTGATGTTAAAAGTTTAGATAGTACTATTGTTGTTGATTTACGTTATGCTAGTAATTATAATTTTTTAGGACGGAACCTGTATGGTGAAATTCAGAAAGCTTATTTACAGAAAGAAGTTGCAATAAAACTCTCAAAGGCATCGCAATTGTTGCGCAATGAGAATGCATCCTTAAGATTGGTAGTTTTAGATGCTGCTCGCCCACTTTCGATACAACAACAAATGTGGACAGATGTGAACTTGCCCAATGGCAATAAGGAAAAATTTGTTGCAAGTCCTTATATCGGTTCATTACATAATTTTGGAGCTGCTGTAGATGTTACTCTTTGCAATCAAAATGGAAGTTATTTGGACATGGGGACCTCGTTCGATTCATTTTCTGATACTGCATATACCATTAACGAAGAAGGTTTGCTTAGGGTGGGCAAGTTGACACAAACCCAATATCAAAATCGAAAACTTTTGCGTAAAATTATGATGGCAGCCGGTTTTTATCCTATTGAAACCGAATGGTGGCATTTTAATGCTTGTTCGCGAAATTATGCTAAGGCTCACTACCCAATTATAGTTTCGCATATATATGCCGAAAATCCTTTACTAATAAATAAAGCAAAAGAGCCACCCGTTTTAGCCGATATTTCGATGCTAAAAGTTGAATTTAGAATTCAAATTTTAACTTCTGTAAATGCCTATTCATCTAAAGACTCACGATTTAAACGTTTAAAAGTGGATTGGTATAAACAAGATAATTTGTATAAATATACAACAGGACATTATAACAACCTTGAAAAAGCTTTGGCTGATTTAGAACAAATAAAGGCAAAAGGCTTTAACGATGCATTTATTGTTGCCTTTAATAATAAACATGAGCGTATAAGTATAAAAGATGCTGTAGAATTATTGCACAGTAAAGATTAATGAGATTTTGAATTACGTTGAATTCGATATAATAAACGTTCGTAGTAAAGCGATTTTTCTATATTTTGGTGTTGTTTAAAATATCGACTTAAGCCATATAATAAATTTGGGTTATTGGGATTTTTGCTAATAGCTTTTTCCCATTGGGCAACAGCATGGACAGTATCGCCCGAAAGTAAAAAATAATTTCCTTCGTTAATATAAGGTATATCCGAATTTGTATCTTTGATTTTTATTAAATTGTTTATTGTATATGCTGAATCTTTTATGTTTAAACTAAAATAAAGGTTTGCTAAATCGTTCATAATATAAATATTGTTAGAGTCGATAATAATCGCCTTATTCAATAATCGAAGTGCTTCATTATTCTTTTTATGCTTTATTTTAACACGAGCTAAATTGTATAGTGCTTCTGAGTAGTTGTTGTTTATACAAATAGCTTTTTTGAACCAATAAGTTGCAAGCGAATCATTTTGGGCATATGTAAAATATACCAATCCTAAATTATTCATGGCAGCATAATAATTGGGGTAAATATCGATGGCTTTTTTATA
This window encodes:
- a CDS encoding DPP IV N-terminal domain-containing protein is translated as MKKIILILLVVFVCSITKSQNKMLTIDDAVIGAYRTMYANDLYNIGWRTNDIFTYSKGANLYQQSIKNAKEIMAINGNSLFEITHDSAFNSFVVFPEYRWTTKDICWIKNSNKIAEIDLKANKVLTFLSLPDTADNIELHYKSKMAAYTIENNLWVQYPNGNKVAISNETNKGIVYGKSVHRNEFGIEKGIFWSNSGKLLAFYRMDESMVTQYPIVDISTRIATEKPIRYPMAGMKSHEVLVGVFNTETKNIIYLKTGEPKEQYLTNITWTPDDQYICIAVLNREQNHMKFNMYNAQTGEWVKTLFEEKNDRYVEPLHPAIFISNDQFIWQSQRNGYNHFYLYKTDGTLLKQITKGNWAVIDYLGYQSKTRSIYFISTNPTALERQVYSVNIDNGEMKRLTPERGCHEPIFNDNFSFFIDKYSNLNTPKTINLNDAYGKKIRTILEGKNSLSDYAMPELKLDTIKAADGKTDLYGRIIKPLNFDPAKKYPLILYVYGGPHAQLVQDEWLSGAPLWDFYMAQQGYIVATIDNRGSANRGFEFESCIHRQCGVNEAQDQMEFVKHLIKQGFVDEKRIGVHGWSYGGFMTTTLMTTYPEVFKVGVAGGPVIDWKYYEIMYGERYMDTPQENPEGYEKTSLLNKAKNLKGKLLIIHGYIDDTVVLQHSLAFIEQCIKKGILVDYFIYPKHPHNVRGKDRIHLMKKVTQYFYDFL
- a CDS encoding transcriptional repressor, yielding MEASEILANHRLRRTSCREGIIDVFLSTKRTLSENEICERLAGHYDRTTFYRSFKTLVEKNILHKIIIDNKNIRYALNNTINNKIKHVHFYCNQCNMVECLETVPFEPPKLPNGYTIKDSDLIIKGICNKCKTA
- a CDS encoding M15 family metallopeptidase, with translation MQAKTHVSHPYCFRYITESELEKIYKGYGLVDVKSLDSTIVVDLRYASNYNFLGRNLYGEIQKAYLQKEVAIKLSKASQLLRNENASLRLVVLDAARPLSIQQQMWTDVNLPNGNKEKFVASPYIGSLHNFGAAVDVTLCNQNGSYLDMGTSFDSFSDTAYTINEEGLLRVGKLTQTQYQNRKLLRKIMMAAGFYPIETEWWHFNACSRNYAKAHYPIIVSHIYAENPLLINKAKEPPVLADISMLKVEFRIQILTSVNAYSSKDSRFKRLKVDWYKQDNLYKYTTGHYNNLEKALADLEQIKAKGFNDAFIVAFNNKHERISIKDAVELLHSKD